In the Arachis stenosperma cultivar V10309 chromosome 8, arast.V10309.gnm1.PFL2, whole genome shotgun sequence genome, TCTTTAGATTTTTTTCTTAAGGAGAGACTAGCGTTGTCGCAAGCGACTGCCGTTTCCAAATCTCCTTTTATGGATCCTACGGATCCGTCATCAGTGACAAACTTCATTACCAGCATCTTCGTACTGATCACTGCTCCGAGGTCATTGATAGTCTTCTTCCCTAGGATGACGTTGTAGACCGTGGAGTCTCGTAGGACCACAAACTCGGCCATTACTGACGTTCGCCCCTGTCTTAACCCTACGGATATTGGTAGGGAGATTATCCCATCTGGcttgatgaagtggtcgcccAAACCCACAACACCGTGTTAGTGCGTCTTTAAATCGGCATCTCGTAGACCCAAGGCATCGAACACGTTGTGGAACATGATATTCGAGTCAGCCCAAGTGTCCACGAGGATCCGCTTGATGAGGCCAGTTCCCACTCTGgccgtgatgaccatgggaggGTTTTCCGTGGCCTCATTAAACCATTGGTCCTCCGGACCAAATGAGATGGGTGGGAGCCTCTTGGAGCCTCGCGCGAATGATGAGAAGACCGTCAGGACCTTGGCGTCTTTCTTGTATATGCCGACCTCGACCTTGGAGGTGCATCTCTTGCCGTTACCACGTTCACTATGGTAAGGCAGTGCTCGTTGTCCTCCGGCTCGTGACATCACTTCACCGCGCGGGTCTTGTCCTCTCTCTCGCGGTCGCAATCTCGCATCCTTAGCTCCCTAATGAGATGGAAAAACTTGGCCAGTTTTCCATCCCGGATCGCTTGTTCCAGCGCGTTCTTCAGGTCGAAGCAATCATGTGTCTTGTGTCTATAGCCTTTGTGGTAGTCACAATAGAGGCTCTTGTTTCCCCCGGTTCAGTCCTTCAGAGGTCGGGGCTTCGACAAAATTCCCTTCTCGGCTATCTGTTGATAAAATTCTATGATGGGGACAGTAAGGGGGTGTAATTGGTGAATTTTCTGACTCGAGAAAACGGCCTTTGTGTCTTGCTCGGACCACCGTCTCTGGCGTGTTCCTTCTGTCTTTCTCTGCTACTGTGCTGCCGGGTTTGATTGTAGGAGGGCTGCCGCTTGTTGGCAGCCACGACCTGGCTGACTTCTTCATCGTTAGTGTATTCCCTGGCTACACTTTGGATCTCCTGCATTGTTCACACCGGCTTCGTGGTGAGGTGCTTCCTAAAATCCTCATTCAGAAGTCCGTTCGTCAGACACAGGCTGGCCACCGAATCGGTTAAGCCGTCTATTTCCAAACACTCATCGTTAAATCGGTCCAAGTATTTTTTAGTCGGTTCACCGTGCCTTTGTGTCACCCCGAGTAAGTTTATCGGGTGTTTCGCCTTCGCGATTCGGATAGTGAATTGGGCTAGAAAAATGCGGCTAATGTCCGAAAACCTAGCCACCGAGCCCTGCGGGAGGTTGTTAAACCACCGTATTGCAGGTCCCGCCAAGGTGACCGGGAAGGCGCGGCACCTGACCTCGTCGCCTACCCCTTCCAAATTCATTCTGGCCTCGAAGGCCGTCAGATGTTCCTGTGGATCTTGAGTTCCATCATACCTCATATCCGTCGGCTTATCAAAGTGCTTTGGTAGCCAGACCTCGAGGATGGAATGGTAAAAAGGGGTTGCCCCCATGATCACAGGTCGTCGCGCTCTCGTCATTCTTTCTCCGTCATCCTCCCGACCTCGCCTCGTGGCGCGAGTTCCTCGAGGTCGGGCGTAGATGAAGGGGTCGTGTTGTCTTCTCGGTTGTTCCTGGTTCTCCCGGTTACTTTTCGATTCCGATCTTGAGGTGGGAGTGCACTGGGAGCGGCTTCTGTGGGAGGTTCTTCCCCGGCTCTTGGGAGACGAGGAGTAGTTGGGATCGAAAGTTTGTTGATGGTACTCCTGATCCGCCAGCTGGCGCTCCAGGTTCTGCACCCTATGGCGTAGTTCCTGCATTATCCTAGCGCTATTAATGCTAGTTCCCCCAAAGGGGCGTCTTTCTTGGGCTCTTGAATGTGGCTCGGTACGTCGCGGGGGGACCTCTACCGCTCCCGGGGAGAAGCGACGGAGGCTGCCCCCTCAAGGCCTGCTCCGCGGCCATGGCCCTCGGGACCCTGTACGATGTCCATTTAGGTAGTCCCCACAGACGGTGCCAATATTCGGTAGCTCAGGTACCGGACGGTTCAGGGAGATCCCTCGGATAGTAAGGTGGGGTTTCTGCCTGGTTCAGGGTTGCGGAGATGGAGCTGGAGCTGCCGACTTCCCGAGTTCTTGGTGTGGAGAGGGGgtgtcacctgcaaagacactccgatgcccaAGTCAGTTGAGTGTGCAGGCGAAAAGGAGGAATAAGGTGATGTGTGACGTACCTCGGAGAGGGGTAGGATCCTCCCCATATATACCGTGTCCGAGGTGGGTCCCACAAGAGCAGACCCACCTTCCCCGAAATTTCCCCATACAACTGTGGCAGAGTTGGCAATGACGCATGTCTGGGTCGGCAGTCGAGCGCCTCGCACCTAACCGTTCGGGTCGGGTATGGGTCGGGCGACCCACATGAGGTTTGGGTCGGACCGTAACTGTGACGTAGCTCTCCTTCCTCTTGAATTCGACCAATTTGAGTTTTAGGAGGCATAGACAGTTTCTGACGTTCTCTTCTTCAACAACTCGGTCAGAAAGCTTCTCCAGAGCTTCGAGTATTTTGATTTTATACGAAAGTAAGGTTTTGATAATTTCTCACTAGTTAAATTGATATTGGATAAGTGAATTAATGTTGTgattgattgttgattgaattTGACTgaatttatattgaatttttgtgaaatattgatttgtgattggtttgattttataaatgttTTGATATTGAAAtggttttgatttattgaaaacGATTTAAAAGAGTTTGAGAAATAGTTTGGATGGGACCTGAGAAGGGTGacaaagtccgagttttaggggaCATGCTGCCAaagttttgttttaaaatttaaaactttgtttgaaatgttatttagaaaaagattggatttgagaaattatattatttgatttattaaaaaaatagttatgtTTCGAGTTTAATTCATTTAAGAAATGTAtatgttttgagtttgatttatttagaaaagaattattttacgactttaaattatttaagaaaagtattatgttttaaggttgatttaaatatgaaaagAGCTTATGTTTTGAATTTAACTTAAGAATTTCATTCGAAGGAGTCTTAGTGAACTTTAAAAgtaattgaattttgattgaatgATTTCATTTTGCTACGTCTTGGAAAAAGTTAAAGAATTAGTTTTAAGGATGAAACTGGGATTGGTTTTGGTTTTAAAATTGGTTCGGAACTTCTGATTtgtatgatttgattttgatttgatttagaaattttGTTTGATTAAATTCAATTTAAGAAAACAATGATTGTTAAGGATTTCTAATGAACTTAAGAAATGAGATTGGTTGTCACTCCCCTAAAGTCTAGAGGCCTTGTTGATAGGTTTAAATAATAAATGGTTTTTCTTTGTCTTTGAAAGAAGAATTAGTTTAAGTGaaattgttttaaaaattttgtagaaTGTCACAAAGAGGTGGTTttgattttaaaagaaaaagaacaaaaagagaAGGATGTATTAAGTAAAGGGATCTCTGCCACAGAAGAGCAGAGAGTGGTGactgaaaaattttaatgaatGTCTACCACAGTAGAGCAGATAAAAAAGAAAGTATTAATTAAAGGAATCTCTGTcacaggagagcagagaacAAAGATTAAAAGAAATTGAGTATTGTTCGGCCTTAGTACCAAGTGTCTAATGAAGACGGTGATACATAATGCTCACTTGATACCATAAGAACGGCTCAGTAAGGACGGCGATACGTAATACTCACTGGAGACCCAAAGGAAGGTTCTCCCATGAGGACGGCGGTGCGTAACGCTCATGGAGGGGACGTTGGCTGAGATAAGCCATAAGGACGGTGGTACGAAACGCTTATATCAGGACTAGTATCGAGAATCAAGCAAcaaaccgacacatgagctcatggcctgtataagactagacatgcatcatacttgtttgcGCATATTTGTTTCTGAGTGTGTTTTCTATGATTGTGTGTGTGCTTGTGATTGGATTTTGTGTTCTATAATTGTTGAATTGGATCGTACTTTGTTGACTGTTATTGCTgactaaatatatataaaacgaATATAACTCTACACCCcaaccctactaagaactctcCAGTTCTTACCCCCTATCTCCACCCCTTTCAACTATAGGTGCGAAGGCTTAGTGCAGAACTACAAGAGCATAAAAGATTCTGTTTACGAGTTGAGTTGTTAGAGTTTATTTTTCCCTCGCCTTGTTAGTTAGAGTTTTATTTAGAGGGGTAGGACTTGTAATTGAGATTATTTGAACAAGTCTATGTATATATATTGCTATGtgaatatatatgtatttttgtGATTAAGAGATTTAAGTAAAGATCTTTTATTTTCTTGATTAAAGTTTTGGTTTATGTTCGCAAAGgttcaatattaaataaatatagtatataataaaaagaGTTAGAGGTAAATAACGCTTGAGtttttagtacgatcatgaggtATTAAAAATTAGGTGTTACATCTTATACCCAACGTTTACCAATTCTCTTAAAAAATCTTACCTTTGTCGAGACAATCATCAACGAACTTCTTCGGTTAAATGCTTCATTATCGATATCACTTTGTCCACCAACAAGtattattcaataatttattAGTCCTCTGGTactgaaattaataaattattgtttttcttatttttaaataatattattgataataacaatgttatttgtacactaaaattaactattaattaaaataaattatcatatatttatatatgaatatatatgttgtttaattcattttcaacgtatattttatattctaaaatatatattatattaataactaattttaatatatactcATCATTATCCATTATTATAGATggtcaaaaaaaataaaaaataatagaaacataCATCATAACAAGTATACATAAATGAAAATTACAAGAAAAGACAATAAAATACATAAGATGAACTTTATTTTTACTCCAAAACAAACACTCACAAGGATTCAACACGCATTATTGAAATCAAAACACAGCTTATTATGTTACAGGACGCTGGTCTCGTGACCACATCATTTCATGAcctctcatatatatataatagcaATTAGCAAACACAAACAACATAGATAGCAATTAATTATTAGTCAACAACTTATTGATTAAATCTCATACACGTTTATCTTATTAAAAGTTGAAAGGGGTATATCCGATTATTATCATCCTTAATTGCTTGTCTTCATATTTAATTTGTAGGCAGTTGAGATGATTTCATTTGCATGGAAGCTGTTAATAAGGTTTAAGGGCACTTGCGCCTGCCACCGTGGGTGGTTTGGTTGTAATAACAGGGACACAGTTTTTGGTTGCCGGAAGTGCCCGGTGGTACGCAGTTGCATCTTTGGCAGCATGTTCCACACGCTCTCTTGCACATCCTTTGACGAGATGCTTTGCTGCATCTCACACTGCATGCTCCACTGCAATCTGATCCATGTAACCATCAagctattatatatatatatatatatatatcattttttattcCCTTAAACCTGGCTTAATAATTAGCCTTCgccttttaaatttaaaattaaacttaaatttATCGTACCTATCTTCTTATTATTAACAGAATCCTCAATTGTCTGCTGGGGTGCCTCCTGCTACATGTTAGGAATCAAAAAGTAAAAGAGAGTATAATCATAGTGaactaatattaattataatgcAGAAATTAAGAAGGCAAAAAGAAagtataaatataataatcttTAATTACCGATTCATAAGCTTCCCCAAGATGGAGGAGGAGAAAAGACACAATAAGGGAAGCAGCTAGAAGCTTAGAGAGAGCCATGACTTAGTATGGTTGTTAAAAagtagatatatatatatattctcctTCACAAGTTCGCAGAATAATGGAAAACAAAGAGTTCTATTTATAGTTAAAAAGAGAAGTCCGTAAACAAAAGAATGCTCTATTATTATTATGGTTAAGATAATTGACTTTAAATCATGttgtttgtatatatattatacaaCATAACCAAGTTAGGGGTACATAACAAAACAGCCACTAAGTCACTCGTCcgtataaattaaaatacatattgaaatattaaatatatattaaaaataaattaaacaatatatatatttatatacaataaaTGTTAGTGGACTGATTTTCTATAAACACatagtatttttataataatattgtattaaaagtataatttaGCTCTTGAAGAACTCGAACTTTGTTCTTGATGTTTGAAGGCATAGTATACTTTGGATttttggagaaaaaaaaaataaaaacatactttacacattcttaaaaatatattttataattggCAAAAAAGATATAAAGAAACAATGAGAATACTAAATACCATGaacaatagaataaaaaaaattaaaatcataaatcagattatgaattaattatttttaatttcagattttaaaattttaaaaataaagatttaCAATTAAACCAAATCACAATTGGCACATACAGTTTCTCCTAGTATCACGCTAATCTCCTATTCTCCATTTGCGATTTTCGAACCACAGAGTCACCCCGGCGCCACTGCACTTCCCTGCTATCTGGTCCGACAACGTCCAGCCTTTCCGCGTTTCACTTACGCGCCGTAGCAACAGAAGATCGCGTCGTAACAGCCCCGTGCATCCTCGTTACCGTTGTCCACCCGCCCGCCGCCCGTGCAGGCTCCACCGTAGGCCGCCGCCTCTCGTCGCGTGTTCAAGACGCATGTTATCCCTGTTGTCTGTCCTCCCCGTCGCGCCGTTATTGCTGCTATGCCGCACCTCATCGACGTCGTCCTTCCTCCCACCGATTCgactcctcctcctcctcctctttcatCTCTGGCTGCTGCGCATTCG is a window encoding:
- the LOC130943559 gene encoding snakin-2-like isoform X2, whose product is MALSKLLAASLIVSFLLLHLGEAYESEAPQQTIEDSVNNKKIDCSGACSVRCSKASRQRMCKRACGTCCQRCNCVPPGTSGNQKLCPCYYNQTTHGGRRKCP
- the LOC130943559 gene encoding snakin-2-like isoform X1 yields the protein MALSKLLAASLIVSFLLLHLGEAYESQEAPQQTIEDSVNNKKIDCSGACSVRCSKASRQRMCKRACGTCCQRCNCVPPGTSGNQKLCPCYYNQTTHGGRRKCP